TGGCGGAAACGACGGGCCAGCGAGTCGGCCAGCGGGAGGTTGAGCAGCACGATCTCGTCGAGGAGGTCGGCCCGCCGCTCTTCGGAGCAGTCGGCGAGCTGGTCGAAGAGGACCGCGGTCCGCTCCTCCACCTCGGTGTGGTCGGGACGTCCGTCGGCGGAACGGGTCCGGGCCTCGGCCGGGGAGACCTCGACCGGCTGGACCTGGATGTCAGTGACGTCGGTGGGACGGGAGGAATCGGCGTTGAGCGGCGTCGTCGTGATGGCAGACACGAGGACTCCTTCCGATAGAAGGGAGTCGGCACTCTGCTCGGCCATCACCCAGACAAGCACCGCTGCCCCCGCTGGACAAGGGCACCCCGCCCCCGGCGTCACCCAGGCGAAGGGTGCGAGCGGCCCGGGCAGTGGGGCCGTGAGCGCGGCGCTGACCGGCTTCGTCCAGGGCGTCGGGCTCGACCGGGGCCTCCGACGGGCCCGCACGACCGGTCCGGGATCAGCCTTGCGCGAGCTCGGACCGGCACTCGGCCACCACCGCGAGCGCCTCGGCGACGGTGGTGGGTTGCTGCGGCGCGGCCAGGAACTGCTCGATCCGCCGGGCCAGCTCCCCGGCCCGCTGGTGACCGAAGGTGCCGGCGGACCCGGCGAGCTGGTGCGCGGCGCGCACAGCCCGCTGCCGCCCCTCCTCGTCCAGCCGCCCCTCGGACAACCGGGACAGCGCCTCCTCCAGGTGGTCGGCGCGACGCAGGTTCGTCTGCCTGGCCTCGCCGGCGATCCGGGCCAGCACCGCGGCGAACGGGTCCTCGCTCACCGGTCCCATCCCAGCAGCCGCTCGAGGTCGCGGGCCAGCAGCATCGGGTCGAACGGCTTCGGCATGATGCCGTGCGACGGGGGGAGGCGCTGGTCGCCCTTGGCGGTCAGGAAGACCACGGGCACGTCGGTGGTGCGGGGGTCGCGGCGCAGGGCCTCGCGCACGCTGGGACCGTCCATGCCGGGCATCATGACGTCCAGCAGGACCACGTCGGGATGGCACGCGGCCGCCACCTCGACCGCCTCGTCCCCGCGCGAGACCGTCCGGACCTCCCAGCCGCCGACGAGCTCGAGCGCCGCCCTGGCCACCTCGCGGATCGACTCGTCGTCGTCGACGACGAGCACCCGGGGCGTCGGAGGACGGCCGGTCGCCTCAGCAGCCACGTCGCCTCCTCACCCCGCACGCGATGGGGCCGTCAGGGCCCGATCAGCACAGGTTAACCCCGCAGCGTCCCCGCGACGAGCCCGGTCGCTGCCGGGACCGACTGCTCGTCCTCGGGGCCGGGAGGACCACCCTGCTAGCGTCGCCGCCATGACCCCGCGCCGCCCCCGCCCGTGGGCGGTGCGGTCCGCGCTCCTGCTGGCGGTCGTCCTGCTGCTCTGCGGCGGTGTCGCGCTGCTGCTGACCAGCCCGCTGCCACCGGAGACGCGCTCCCGCCTCTCGCAGCTCTGCCTGGTGGGCTTCGGACTGCTGGTGGGTCTGGCCGGGGTCTACCGCGCGCGACGCACGCGGAGCCGGCGACGTCGGCGGGCCTGGTTCCTGCTCTGCTCGGCCGGCCCGGTGGCGGCGGTGGCCAACTCGCTCTCGCTGGTGGCCGGCCGCTCCTCCCCGGAGGTCGTGGGCCCGGTGGTCGATGCCGGTCTGCTGCTCGCGATGGTGGGGGCGGTGGCGGGGATGCTGACCTTCCCCTCGGCCCCGCACACCTCCCGCCAGCTGATCCGGATGGTGCTGGACGGTCTGATCGTGGGCGGGGCCATCCTGTTCACCGCCACCGTGACCATCGTCCAGCTCGGCCAGGGCGAGCTCGACGTGTCCTCCGACGTCGTCGTGCTGGTGCTGCCCGTGCTGGACTCGCTGGTGGCCACCGTCGCGGTGCTGCTGGTGGTGCGCAGCAGCCGGCGCGACCGCTGGCGGCTGGCCCTGCTCACCGTCGGGTTCGTGGCCTACGCCGTCTCCGACATCGCCTTCGTGGTCAGCGTCAACCGGACCGGCTCGTACACCTTCGGCGGGCTGACCGATCTCGGCTGGCTGGCCGGCTACCTCTTCCTGGCCCTGTGCGCCGTGCTGCCGGAGCGGCCGCCCCGCCCGGGCGAGGACACGGCCCGGCGCAGCGGACCGCTCCTCGGGACGCTGCTCATCTTCACCTTCTTCATCGCCGCGGCGGTGCTGGCGGTGGTGGGCGGCGGGACGTTCGCCCTCAGCCTGCCCTCCCAGGTGGTGTGGCTGGCCACGCTGGTGACCGCGGCCGTGCGCCAGGTGCTGCTGATCGTGGACAACGAGAGCCTCAGCGAGCAGCTCACCCGACGGGTGACCGAGCGCACCACCGCGCTGCGGCAGGTGACCCAGCAGACCGGTCTGATGGTCGACTCGGTCGACGACGGCATCTACGTGGTGGACCGCAGCGGGTTCGTCACCTTCGCCAACCCGGCCGCCGAGCGGCTGCTCGGCCACTCCCCCAGGGGCCTGCTCGGCCAGCACGCGCACAGCCTCTTCCACGCGCTGCGCGCCGACGGCCTGGCCTTCCCCGAGGACGGCTGCTACATCACCGAGGCGATCGAGCGCGGGCTGGTGACCACCGCCGAGGAGGACGTCTACCTGCGCCGCGACGGTGGCGAGGTGCCGGTGGAGGTCACGGCCAGCCCGCTGCGCGACGAGCACGGCACCCACGGCGCGGTCGTGGTCTTCCGCGACATGACCGAGCGCCAGCAGGTGGACCGGATGAAGTCGGAGTTCGTCTCCGTGGTCAGCCACGAGCTGCGCACCCCGCTCACCTCGATCCGGGGTTCGCTCGGTCTGCTGTCCGGGGGCGCCCTGGGGCCGCTGGACCCCCGCGCGCAGCGGATGGTCTCCGTCGCCCTGGCCAGCAGCGAGCGGCTGACCCGGCTGATCGACGACATCCTCGACGTGGAGCGTCTGACCTCGGGCCAGATGCCGATGGAGACCGCCGAGCACGAGGCCGCCACGCTGGTCGACGGCGTGCTGGAGCAGGCCTCCGCCGTGGCCGCCGAGGCCGGGGTGGTGCTGCGCGCCGGCGAGCGGGAGGGACGGGTCCTGGGCGACGCCGACCGCATCATCCAGGCGCTGCTCAACCTGGTGGCGAACGCGGTGAAGTTCTCCCCCCCGGGCGGCACCGTGCGGGTGGACTCGGTGCAGGACGGCGCCTTCGTGCGGTTCAGCGTCCTGGACCACGGTCGCGGCATCCCCGGGGACATGCTGGAGGCGGTGTTCCAGCGCTTCCAGCAGGTCGACTCCTCCGACGCCCGCGAGAAGGGCGGCACCGGCCTCGGGCTGGCCATCAGCCGCAGCATCGTGGAGAGCATGGGCGGGCGGATCTGGGTGGAGAGCGAGCCGGGGGTGGCGACCACCTTCTCCTTCACCGTCCCCCGCCCGGAGCCCGAGCTGCAGCCGGCGCGCCCCGCTGCGGCGGGGGGTGCGGGGTCGGAGACGGACCGGCTCGACGACGTCACGTGACCGCCCCACCGGTGCGGTACGGTCACCGGGTCGTCGGCTCCGTAGGAAGGCCCTGGTGATGACCACCCCCACCCCCCGTCCCTCCGCCGTGCCCGAGGGTCTGGTGATCCGCGTCAGCCGCGGGGTGGGCAGGGGGCGCACCCGGCTCTCGTCCTTCGACGCCGCACTGCGCGACGCCGGGGTGGCGGACTACAACCTGGTCCGGCTGA
The sequence above is a segment of the Auraticoccus monumenti genome. Coding sequences within it:
- a CDS encoding Hpt domain-containing protein; protein product: MSEDPFAAVLARIAGEARQTNLRRADHLEEALSRLSEGRLDEEGRQRAVRAAHQLAGSAGTFGHQRAGELARRIEQFLAAPQQPTTVAEALAVVAECRSELAQG
- a CDS encoding response regulator gives rise to the protein MAAEATGRPPTPRVLVVDDDESIREVARAALELVGGWEVRTVSRGDEAVEVAAACHPDVVLLDVMMPGMDGPSVREALRRDPRTTDVPVVFLTAKGDQRLPPSHGIMPKPFDPMLLARDLERLLGWDR
- a CDS encoding sensor histidine kinase yields the protein MTPRRPRPWAVRSALLLAVVLLLCGGVALLLTSPLPPETRSRLSQLCLVGFGLLVGLAGVYRARRTRSRRRRRAWFLLCSAGPVAAVANSLSLVAGRSSPEVVGPVVDAGLLLAMVGAVAGMLTFPSAPHTSRQLIRMVLDGLIVGGAILFTATVTIVQLGQGELDVSSDVVVLVLPVLDSLVATVAVLLVVRSSRRDRWRLALLTVGFVAYAVSDIAFVVSVNRTGSYTFGGLTDLGWLAGYLFLALCAVLPERPPRPGEDTARRSGPLLGTLLIFTFFIAAAVLAVVGGGTFALSLPSQVVWLATLVTAAVRQVLLIVDNESLSEQLTRRVTERTTALRQVTQQTGLMVDSVDDGIYVVDRSGFVTFANPAAERLLGHSPRGLLGQHAHSLFHALRADGLAFPEDGCYITEAIERGLVTTAEEDVYLRRDGGEVPVEVTASPLRDEHGTHGAVVVFRDMTERQQVDRMKSEFVSVVSHELRTPLTSIRGSLGLLSGGALGPLDPRAQRMVSVALASSERLTRLIDDILDVERLTSGQMPMETAEHEAATLVDGVLEQASAVAAEAGVVLRAGEREGRVLGDADRIIQALLNLVANAVKFSPPGGTVRVDSVQDGAFVRFSVLDHGRGIPGDMLEAVFQRFQQVDSSDAREKGGTGLGLAISRSIVESMGGRIWVESEPGVATTFSFTVPRPEPELQPARPAAAGGAGSETDRLDDVT